In Phycodurus eques isolate BA_2022a chromosome 10, UOR_Pequ_1.1, whole genome shotgun sequence, a genomic segment contains:
- the LOC133408466 gene encoding LOW QUALITY PROTEIN: eukaryotic translation initiation factor 2 subunit 2-like (The sequence of the model RefSeq protein was modified relative to this genomic sequence to represent the inferred CDS: inserted 1 base in 1 codon): MGDKMWVDYTRGRQAFFLVNPVDLEAGVFSQDLTGYKYGAKLNRAAGPAELKIEENMFLILSWLKIEGEQSDVLEEDNLDLMLPAKKKAAKKVDFYEGEPLEKDDGVEDDEGKNNDGISISSTTGSAWAGSERDYTYDELLNKVFNITREKNPDMVAGEKRKSVMKPPQVVXKKTSFVNFTDICKLLHRQPKHLLTFLLAELGTSCSIDGNNQLVIKGRFQQKQVEYALRRYIKEYVTCHTCRSPETILQKDTRLYFLQCETCHSCCSVASIKTGFHAVTGKRAQLRAKAN; this comes from the exons ATGGGGGATAAGATGTGGGTGGATTACACAAGGGGACGTCAGGCATTCTTCTTAGTTAACCCAGTGGATTTGGAGGCAGGAGTGTTTTCCCAGGACTTGACTGGTTATAAATATGGTGCCAAGCTCAACCGGGCAGCCGGGCCTGCAGAACTGAAGATAGAGGAAAACATGTTCCTAATCCTTTCCTGG cttAAAATTGAGGGAGAACAAAGTGATGTTCTTGAAGAGGACAACCTGGACCTGATGCTTCCTGCAAAGAAGAAGGCGGCCAAAAAAGTTGATTTTTATGAAGGAGAACCTCTTGAGAAGGATGATGGAGTGGAGGATGATGAGGGGAAAAACAATGATGGCATTTCAATCAGCTCCACCACAGGATCAGCGTGGGCTGGCTCCGAAAGAGACTACACATATGATGAGCTCCTGAACAAAGTTTTTAACATCACGAGGGAAAAAAACCCTGACATGGTGGCAGGAGAGAAGAGGAAATCTGTGATGAAACCCCCTCAGGTGG CGAAAAAGACCTCCTTTGTCAATTTCACAGATATCTGCAAATTGTTGCATCGTCAGCCCAAACATCTTCTCACTTTCCTATTGGCTGAGCTTGGAACAAGCTGTTCCATTGACGGTAATAACCAGCTTGTGATCAAAGGAAGATTTCAACAGAAACAGGTAGAATATGCTTTGAGAAGATACATCAAGGAGTATGTGACATGCCACACCTGCCGCTCCCCTGAGACCATCCTGCAGAAGGACACTCGTCTCTATTTCCTGCAGTGTGAGACATGCCACTCCTGCTGCTCCGTCGCTAGCATCAAGACCGGCTTCCATGCGGTGACGGGCAAAAGGGCGCAGCTCCGTGCCAAAGCCAACTGA